Part of the Ctenopharyngodon idella isolate HZGC_01 chromosome 8, HZGC01, whole genome shotgun sequence genome, TTCTCAGAGAACTATTTATCTTAATCATCTTCAGGCTTTCACATCATTCTCAGCTCAATTTCTCTATTAGCCTGTGTGTTAGCAATCATCTAGAAGCCTCTCTATTTCTATACCTGCTAAATGCTAAAATAAGTGTAAGTAGACGCTTTTAAATCGACTTACAGTTTACTTATTACACAGGACTTAACGGGCCTGATGGCCCACAGCCAATGTAAGAGCATTCAGGGCCAGTTGACAGAATTGTCACATCACTGTCACTGTCACTGTCACTACATCTTTGTTTACTGATCATATACAGTGCCTGTGATCCAGTGGTCTATGGCAAGCCTTTATTCCTACTAACTAAcacatagttttatatatacagtgcacagcataaatgagtacaccccctctgaaacttctgaaagtcagcaattactcaattacttagaagacatgttagggttctttagagatataatgttccagcaagtctgcttaatcaattaccaaagaagcatgtcaaaattattcaggaaaataagattttcttatcaaggtgataaaatgttgtgtagcaaaaatgaatacaccctcctaaaagttactaaataaaatgaaataaaaaaatttctgatgtaagtttaaggcaatgtttgatcaacaggtaagtatgttgaaccaaaacatttaaaaagaagtaatttcttgacaattaaaagtgttatatagcccactgaatcattctcagacttaatgctaacaacaatggaaccacttgggagtctgtcaggagacttatttcttagcacaaaagaggacagtggtacaagaggattaccaaatcattgttttaagtgtgaaaatatagcaaaagtaacacagaaattcaaaaacaatggacttgtaacaaggcccctgaaataatcaggcctttattttaagcttctgtggacatgtattgcactcaatcttaacatTCTTGAGCACCTGTttgggattctgtagagacgagttgagcaacactcctcattaaagatcagggcatttaaggagctcatcatccaggagttaaacaggacagatgtgacaatttgtcatgaacttgtatactcagtgccaagaagggtcagagcagtatattcaaaattatggagggcatactaagtactagaatattatacatttgttgaattaaatctagggtgtactcatttctgcaatccttaatttaaacaaaattggctaatttagttattttatggctattaatgacatatatatttctcagtttttatacattttagttttgccatctttccatgaattgtattagtgatcattaagaaaatacatcttttgtatttgttcagagggggtgtactcatttatgctgtgcactgtatatatatatataactaaccCTAAGCccaaccaaaccctaatcctaaccctatagtaagtacatgtagttactaacATGTAAtgttactcagtacttaaatgtataattacagtgtaacaaagacaccttaaaataaactgtaacccattttttaaattacaagtAAATAATCCAACAGTCACTAGTACATTTTTGAATATCACAAGTAACACAAGTATTTTTGATACTAATATACTAGAgctggacgatatgacctaaaatcaaaatcttgattaactgaatattttacctcgattacgattaatgaacgattatttagttttttgactttgttttgttttttggcccttatagttcactgacaaggattgtactgtaaatatgctttacTATTGAAGATGGAATactttttctatatatatatatatatatatatatatatatatatatgtgtgtgtgtgtgtgtgtgtgtatatatatatatttatatatatatatatatatatatatatatatgtgtgtgtgtgtgtgtgtgtatatatatatatatatatatatatacacacacacatacacacatacatataaacattgataagCTGAttgacgcacaagaacaaacttcTAGCGGacgctcaaacgtgctgcataacacacgagaaAGAACCTctttggttctcgcacgtcaagcaaacatgcttgtaagtagacaagtggtcaagtACAAAAACTGCAAATGTGTGGATATTTGGACAGACCGAAGACTGCCTTCCAAGGTTCCTTCAATCTGAGAcacatttttggtcataccacCCAGCACTACACTCGCTATTGATAGCGGCTCCATGACACCTGCAAATTATATACAACATAACCGTCCACGTTTTGATTTCTGCAAATTAGTTTGCACAAACGCAGTCAACTTTAAAGATGAATATTCATAAGCCCAGCGACAGACACTGAGGGAAGATGTGAAAAGTCATCTTTGACTATTGTAAGTTAGTTTTTTTAAACTAGTGAGACTAATTTACATCTTagtgtgttttattattatttatagtagTGGTAGTAGcattttattagtattattgttagtctttttttacagaaacattaaacaataatgtATCAAGCACCGTAAAAAATCCATAACTTTTTAATATACTAAGTGTTTCATGACAAATAAGGGTTTAATATGACAAATCTGCATTCCtacattttcattcataaaTGGTTGCCATGTTTTACTTCTAATTATTAAAGTTCATATTAAAAGTTTAGCTGTTATGCTTCCGAATTATATcatatgtataaaaatattttaaaatatatataatatagaatatatagaataaaacatttactagCCAATGCTAATTCTTTTTCCAGCATGTCTGTAGAcggttgtaaatgtaaaaatgtcccTACCGAATTGGAATACACACTAGTGAAGGTACAAGTGTTCATGTGTACTAGAAAAACTGGAACAGATAGTAGTCtagtataaatatgaatatttgacaGTAAAACTAAAATAGGTACCAGTAACATTTGGAAGACATACTAACGTTAGTTGGAAGTGAACAGTTGGCCACAGATTCTAATAGACTTAAATAGCAAAAATTTCCAGTTGTTACCAGGTAACAATAGTAGGAAAGGTGATATTCATGCATGCTACTTACAGGCTACTAGTGACTAAATGAATAGATGCTAGTAATTTGAATAAGTTCTAGTATTTAATGAATAGTTTCTTTAGTGGATAGTTTCTATCTAGAGTTCTATAGTTTCTAGTGGAACTGAAAAAATACTAGTCACCATAGGAGTACTTCCTACTTCTTATAAAGTACTAACATCAAAATAGCTACAATTTACTTTaaggaatacattttaaaacagcttGTCATAGTGGTGCCTATATGCCAATACATTCAAACAGTCAACACTGGTAAGTGTTGTTGTGGACATTATATGACTCGCAATGGTCGCTCCGGACTGTCGCTGTTTTCTCACCTCCACTGCAGTCGATGAGCGCGTGAAGCATTAGCCACATAAAGGCGCTTTTAACGAGACGAGAACAAACTGCATTAACCATGTCTGTAAAGTATCCGTTCTCAAAGTTCGTTCCGAAGTAACGTCAAATGTTGCCCTCTCTTCCTTATCCAGGCGTTGTCCTCCAAGCAATGGCAATGAGCCTTCTCCACATAACGTTCCCgtggagaaaaaataaataccgcACAGTTTCAGCTACTTGGTCATTTTGTTATACTTTATCCATCTGTAATAAGTTTGTTAAACAGTTCGTCACAACTCGCTGATCAGGATGTGTTTCTATATCAGAAAAAGGGCACCGTTTCAGTACTCTGCTCGAAATCTTTGGATTAGGCAATTCGTTCGGACTAGCATCTCCAATGAGCCCCGTCAGTAGAGGGCGAAACCGAGCATGCGTCACGAAACAGTTTGGGTTTTTAACCCTTTACTTTGGCCTGCTATGGCAATGCAAATCACTAGAACACTAATTCTTATGCGCATTTAACTTGCTTTCACCCGCCAACAAAAATAGCCATTCTTTTGCAAAAAGAATAACTTAAGTGACTATTAAAAGTAACACTCTTTGTCTATTATTGTTGTTAGATGAGTTAGGGATAGTCTAAAAACTACACGTACATTTAACACTTTTTCTAACGAAAATAACTGCGacgtttttctttttaaaaacaaccaTTGTTTGATTACAGTTGACGGTGATCTATTCACTGTCACCAAGGAAGCAGAAATTAGCGACATTTATGTAACAAAACGAAACTACAAATAATGTAATTTGACTCGGTCCCCAGGTAAGTGTCTCATATTATCGCGAGAGCTCAAGCAGCCGATGCGAGACATCACATCATCCGTTTTATGACGACTGGTATAAGGTTAGTGTAAATGTAGAtggatttttaaatgaatgtagaTGCATAAGTTAAACAATTGATTGTGTTATCTTTAAGCACCGGTACATAGACGGGTTAAAGAAAAAGAGAataacatatttttgtggaacttTAAAGGTTCTCCATTGGCATCTGGCTTTGAGTTTTAAGTGTGATTATGCCTAAATATGCTGTCTCTGTAAGCAGCCACAAGATCTGAAACAGAACAATTATTTGATAATCATATTCATTATGTTATATAGTGGAATTAAGGCAGCTTCAGCATGGACTCAACGGCGAAAATATTGGAGGAAAACTTAGAGAAGATTTTGAAGGGCGAGGGACTTGAGTTGAGAGAGTTTGATTCACTCCCGGAAGTGAAGCCTGTCACACTGAGGAAAAACGTGTGTTACATCGTCAGCGCAGTAATCTTTAACTCAAAGGTAAAGATGGTGTCATTCTTGCATGTCTTTAAGTATTTTAGAGTCTGTCCAGTGTCCACTTATTACAGTCAGCCCCCTGCTGAACATCACCTAATTAGTTCCACTAATTAGCTGTAGAATTTCACTGGGAGCATGACATTTCTATCTTTGTACTGGCAAAAAAAAGTAGTTTGGTAGCTAGCAAGGCATAAAACTGAAGACAACACAGCCAAGGTGGCTTTCTCTTCCACTTCACATAATCCAGGATTGTGTCCATTTAGGACAGAACAGAAACACTCTTGGTCATCCTTAACATGATCAGATATTGTAAGATCTGTTCATTTTTGCTAGCCAAGttagatttaaaatattaacataaataaatgtataaaaaaaaaaaacttcacaaTGCACTGTCCCATCccatatacaggtgcatctcaataaattagaatatcatgaaaaagttttttttttctgtaatttaatttaaaaagtaaaacttaaatatattctagatttattagacataaagtaaaatatttccagacttttttgttttcattttgatgattacagcttgctgctaatcaaaataaaaaaataagtatctcaaattattagaatatttaatttcaagttctattaaattaacattctcagggtataaatactgggtttaggtcagtaatcccaacagcagtcatggggaagtctgctgacttgacagttgccCAGAAGACAATCAttaagaccctctacaatgagggtaagccacagagggtcattgctgaaagagctggctgttcgcagagtgctgtgccaaagcatattcatggaaagttgactggaaggaaaaagtgtggtaggaaaaggtgtacatgtgaaaggaatgaccgcaggcttgagaagaatgtcaggcgaagccgatttaagaacttaggagagcttcaaaaggagtggactgaagctggagtcagtgcatcaagagccaccgcacacagacgtcttcaggaaatgggctactactgtcacattccacgtaccaagccacttctgaaccaaagacaatgtcagaagcatcttacctgggctaaggagaaaaagaactggactgttgctcagtggtccaaagtcctcttttcagatgaaagtaaattttgcatttaatttggaaatcaaggtcccagagtctggaggaagagtggagaggcacagaaaccatgttgcttgaagtccagtgtgaagtttccacagtcagtgatgatttgggctgccatgtcatctgctggtgttggtccactgtgttttctgaagtccacagtcaacgcagtcatctaccaggaaattttagagcacttcatgcttccttctgctgacaagctttacggagatactgatttcattttccagcaggatttggcacctgcccacactgccaaaggtaccaaaagctggttcaatgaccatggtgttactgtgcttaaCTGGCCATCAAACTCaccagacctgaaccccatagagaatctatggggtattgtcaagaggaagatgagagacaccagacctaacaatgcagatgagctgaaggccactgtcaaagaaacctgggcttccataccacctcagcagtgccacagactgatcgcctCCATGCCGCGCCGAATTGAAGCAGTAATTAAAGCAGAAGGAGCCCCTACCAAGTATTGAGTACATATACAGTAAAAGAACATACTTTCCAGAAGGCCAACAAgtcactaaaaatgtttttttttattggtcttatgaagtattctaacttattgagatagtgaattgttgggtttttgttaaatgtgagccaaaatcatcacaattaaaagaaccaaagacttaaagtacttcagtctgtgtgcattgaattgatttaatacacaagttccacaatttgagttgaattactgaaataaatgaacttttccacgacattctaatttattgagatgcacctgtatatacatacagtaccattcaaaagattgggatcggtaagatttttaatatttttaaaagaagtttcatctgctcaccaaggctgcatttatttaattaaaaaatacagtaaaaacagtaatattgtgaaatattattacaatttaaaataactgttttctatttgaatatattttacaagtaatttattcctgtgatggcaaagctaaattatcagcatcattagtccagccagtgtcacatgatcctttagaaatcattctaatatgctgatttgctgctcaagaaacatttcttattattatcaatgttgaaagcagttgtgtactttttttttccgggttccttgatgaatagaaggttcaaaagaacagcatttatcttaaatacaaagcttttgtaacattatacactaccgttcaaaagtttggggtcagtaagaatttttatttttttgaaaagaagttaacgaaattaatacttttattcagcaaggatgcattaaatcgatcaaaagtggcagtaaagacatttatttaattaaaaatacagtgaaaacagtaatactgtgaaatattattacagtttaaaataactgttttctatttgaaaatattttaaaaagctgaattttcagcatcattactccagtcttcagtgtcacatgatccttcagaaatcattctaatatgctgatttgctgctcaagaaacatttattgtgtacaattgcacaaaatatttgtgtataaatttaaatattaaattcatgGCTAATCTTTAACCTAAAATGTAGATATTTTATATACTGGCAATCCACCAGCATGTATGACGCATATTTTTAGATGTAGATAAGTTTGCTATTACCTtgtaaaaaaaactgctttgaCATGCCAAAACAATTTTGTAGAATAAAAAATTGCTTTTCAGTTTTGAGTATGCACTTTTCATGTCTATGTTTCTTTCACAAGTGTAACGGTTACAAATCTTACTAACTAACACACTTTCCCCGCTCTTCCCTATTTGTTTATGTTAAATACGTTAAATTAAATTCATCTAAATATTCAGATTCATCTTTGCTAAATAATTCAGTAACACTATTTTACAgatacacgttacatgtagttaatacagtaataactgtaaattaattatgcataattacatgaaactaaccctaaaccaaacactaatcctaccctaaccctatagtaagtacatttagttaattaatattaatcagtGCTTATATGTATAATTACGCTCTAAcgaggacaccttaaaatactGTGTAACATATATTTTTCCATGTTCCACTAGCCATGATTAATGTCAGCTTCTCCAGACATAAAGgttttgcatgtgtgtttgtttgtgttatacAGGAGGAGGTGTTAATGGTTCAGGAAGCAAAGAGAGAGTGTTATGGCAGTTGGTATCTCCCTGCGGGTCGTATGGAAGAACGTGAAAGCATTCTAGAGGCACTGCAGAGGGAGGTCAAAGAGGAGGCAGGAATAGACTGCCAGCCAGTCACACTGCTGCTGGTTGAAGAACATGGGCCAAAGTGGGTTCGTTTCACCTTCCTCGCTAAGGAAACAGGTTAGATTAAATGATTTTAGGGCACAatatggcttagtgcgattGTCAAATCACCCAGGctgcaattaaataaatataatgaaataaattgaattattatatcataagtgtttatattttagacctgttgGGGTAGTTTTCATGGGAAATTGCGTACATACATCATTCGTGCATGTCTCGTCTACTTTGACGcatgtatggtgtgggagtggcataggttagttgtcacaatgagtgagaaaggttgacatggagcatgCTAAATCTCGAATCTCTGGGAATCACccgtttaaaaaataaaaaatgttgaacAGGGacgagtctgctggcaaaaagagaacacGACAGAGCTTGcaataaaaccagaaacaacATTGGCTTGACTTTTcggagatggcgagaactgagggatttgaaatgttgtaaaagtgtttttattactcaacaggtgagtaaggtattttattgaacagatacaTTGCCATATtcagctctctaacagagttcattgtaaagtaGAGCTGtacgattaatcgttaaaagatcacGATCTTGATTCAGACACCCACGCAATCTCATTCCTAAATAACAACGATTcacctgtgtctattaaacctttgataAAATCAAACTGGAACATTATCAAAGAAGTTTATATTTCATAGTTATAGTTGTTTAAACACAGATGTC contains:
- the nudt18 gene encoding 8-oxo-dGDP phosphatase NUDT18 isoform X2, whose protein sequence is MDSTAKILEENLEKILKGEGLELREFDSLPEVKPVTLRKNVCYIVSAVIFNSKEEVLMVQEAKRECYGSWYLPAGRMEERESILEALQREVKEEAGIDCQPVTLLLVEEHGPKGLSEDNGRGGC